A single uncultured Fretibacterium sp. DNA region contains:
- a CDS encoding sulfatase-like hydrolase/transferase, which produces MKKNFVLCFLFCFLSALIDLCYFHQAYADQLILYVQYHSWALGGLRLAVHALILLSVSAAFLVLLGSVPKVGSVLQWGVWFLLNASYHVFYEVMHRLPDAQDVRNLLATPWDMASGTILAVVSPMNLLKGCMPAALVMTVFLLGKYALKTHYGVKPQKTSTPARQTMTAAAALIIISLYLLHPIGRHVFFDSLSNSMHIFMQYYEEAQYYRIPREDYITDAPRINPDDNVVLVIDESIRGDYLSINNPSLDTTPVLERYFRSLPENMWNYGIALSAGTNSLLSQGAIFTGVMELPDKNFSSLRHPTLFQVAKGNHYKTILIDLQGYFPNVVIRRNDMQHIDEIHLKWSDFSNDPKMADIHAAKVLHERLKKEKGLFVVLIKWGAHVHYEGRYPGEKREHQHYLPKLDAGERHTLDKRREIINSFKNAVRFNVDGFVAALLGDDPLSLPDTTVLWVSDHGQSFQEDGQIESHSSGYLEQALVPFMLFSTEPWVSEHVRRPEAIGGTLSQLNIYPTLISVFERRQDISRGDFLSLFWSGEWRSPPLFYISGGSLWNSVLSTPLVSNDRVVLRSEKYMY; this is translated from the coding sequence GTGAAGAAAAATTTTGTCTTGTGTTTCTTGTTCTGCTTTCTGAGTGCCTTGATCGATCTTTGCTACTTTCATCAAGCATATGCCGACCAGTTGATTCTTTACGTTCAGTATCATTCCTGGGCTTTAGGGGGCTTACGCCTGGCCGTTCATGCCTTGATTCTGCTGAGCGTCTCCGCGGCATTTCTGGTCCTTCTGGGCAGCGTTCCAAAAGTGGGGAGCGTTCTTCAGTGGGGCGTCTGGTTTTTGTTGAATGCCTCGTATCATGTTTTTTACGAGGTAATGCATAGACTCCCGGATGCCCAAGACGTGCGCAACCTTTTGGCAACGCCCTGGGACATGGCGTCGGGGACGATACTTGCTGTTGTATCGCCGATGAACCTGCTGAAGGGCTGTATGCCCGCTGCTTTGGTCATGACGGTCTTTCTCCTGGGAAAATATGCTTTGAAAACACACTATGGTGTAAAGCCCCAAAAAACAAGCACTCCAGCTCGGCAGACAATGACGGCTGCGGCCGCACTTATCATTATCTCTTTGTATCTCCTACACCCTATCGGCCGTCACGTTTTTTTTGATTCCCTTTCCAACAGTATGCATATTTTTATGCAGTATTATGAGGAAGCCCAGTATTATAGGATCCCCAGGGAGGACTATATCACGGATGCTCCCAGGATTAACCCCGACGATAACGTTGTTTTGGTGATTGACGAGTCCATTCGGGGGGATTATCTGTCCATCAACAACCCTTCGTTGGACACGACTCCCGTTTTGGAAAGATATTTTCGGTCCCTGCCGGAAAATATGTGGAACTATGGGATAGCTCTTTCGGCGGGAACCAATTCTTTATTGTCCCAAGGGGCGATATTTACCGGTGTGATGGAATTGCCGGATAAAAACTTTTCCTCTTTGCGGCATCCTACCTTGTTCCAGGTAGCCAAGGGTAACCATTATAAGACAATCTTGATAGACTTACAGGGATATTTTCCAAATGTCGTTATCCGAAGGAACGATATGCAGCATATTGATGAGATTCATTTGAAGTGGTCGGATTTTTCCAACGACCCTAAGATGGCGGACATCCATGCCGCCAAGGTTCTTCATGAGCGTTTGAAGAAAGAAAAGGGGCTGTTTGTTGTTTTGATAAAATGGGGAGCACATGTCCATTACGAAGGACGCTACCCTGGGGAGAAGAGAGAGCATCAGCACTACCTCCCTAAGCTTGACGCAGGGGAGCGACATACGCTGGACAAGCGCAGGGAGATAATCAATAGCTTTAAGAATGCTGTCCGTTTTAACGTGGATGGGTTCGTTGCCGCTCTTTTGGGGGACGATCCTCTTTCTTTGCCGGATACCACGGTTTTATGGGTATCGGATCATGGGCAAAGCTTTCAGGAGGATGGACAGATAGAGTCTCATAGTAGCGGATATTTGGAACAAGCTCTGGTCCCCTTCATGCTTTTCAGCACAGAGCCTTGGGTTTCGGAGCATGTGCGTCGCCCAGAAGCGATAGGAGGAACTTTGAGCCAGCTGAACATCTATCCAACCTTGATATCTGTTTTTGAACGTCGTCAAGATATCAGTAGGGGCGATTTCCTATCGCTCTTCTGGAGCGGCGAATGGCGTTCGCCTCCCCTGTTCTATATAAGCGGCGGTTCACTTTGGAATTCGGTCCTGTCAACCCCATTGGTCAGTAATGATAGGGTTGTTCTCCGGTCCGAAAAATATATGTATTGA